The proteins below come from a single Dermatophilaceae bacterium Soc4.6 genomic window:
- a CDS encoding PQQ-dependent sugar dehydrogenase: protein MSSSSRPSRGRRRRARVLGVALLVGLAAVGGCTQSSGGGDDVGQVPSTGRVPAPRPAAAKAPPALDVEVVTAGLTHGWDIGFLPDGRALVTQRPGRIALVSGLREGATATTVQADLSDLFVQSEGGLMGMVVHPDFATTRRFTTCQTHQEGGRAVDIRLVTWRLSADGRSAAREKALLTGLPISTGRHSGCRPTIAADGALLVGTGDTAQGAISQDLMSLGGKVLRLDLETGKPLPDNPFASASDQRQRYVYSYGHRNLQGVAIQPGTGVVYTAEHGPSSNDEVNRIRAGANYGWDPSRGGTVGGYDETVPMTDTERFPDAVPAVWESGATTQAVCAAAFLTGSPWGAYEGALVVTALKGAKLLLLRLDSGGALADVTIPASTNGPYGRLRAARVGPDGALYVTTTNGDADKLLRITLRA from the coding sequence ATGAGCTCCTCTTCCCGTCCGTCTCGAGGTCGCCGTCGGAGAGCGCGGGTGCTGGGGGTCGCCCTGCTCGTGGGGCTGGCCGCCGTGGGCGGGTGCACCCAGAGCAGTGGCGGGGGCGACGACGTGGGGCAGGTGCCGTCGACCGGGAGGGTCCCCGCCCCGCGACCGGCCGCGGCGAAGGCGCCCCCGGCTCTCGACGTCGAGGTGGTGACGGCGGGGCTGACCCACGGTTGGGACATCGGCTTCCTGCCCGACGGCCGGGCGCTGGTGACCCAGCGGCCCGGCCGGATCGCCCTCGTGTCGGGGCTGCGGGAGGGGGCGACCGCGACGACGGTGCAGGCCGACCTGTCCGACCTCTTCGTGCAGAGCGAGGGCGGGCTCATGGGGATGGTCGTGCACCCGGACTTCGCGACGACCCGACGCTTCACCACCTGCCAGACCCACCAGGAGGGCGGCCGGGCGGTCGACATCCGGCTCGTGACCTGGCGCCTGTCGGCCGACGGGCGGTCCGCCGCCCGGGAGAAGGCGCTGCTGACCGGGCTGCCGATCTCGACCGGCCGCCACTCGGGCTGTCGTCCGACGATCGCCGCTGACGGGGCGCTGCTGGTCGGCACCGGTGACACCGCCCAGGGGGCGATCTCCCAGGACCTCATGAGCCTCGGTGGCAAGGTGCTGCGGCTCGACCTCGAAACGGGGAAGCCGTTGCCCGACAACCCCTTTGCCTCGGCCAGCGACCAGAGGCAGCGCTACGTCTACAGCTACGGCCACCGCAACCTGCAGGGCGTCGCGATCCAGCCCGGCACTGGCGTGGTCTACACCGCCGAGCACGGCCCGAGCTCCAACGACGAGGTCAACCGCATCCGTGCCGGGGCCAACTACGGCTGGGACCCGTCCCGGGGCGGCACCGTCGGCGGCTACGACGAGACCGTGCCGATGACCGACACCGAGCGCTTTCCCGATGCCGTGCCCGCGGTGTGGGAGTCGGGGGCGACGACCCAGGCGGTGTGCGCGGCGGCCTTCCTCACGGGCTCCCCGTGGGGCGCCTACGAGGGGGCGCTGGTGGTCACCGCGCTCAAGGGCGCCAAGCTCCTGCTGCTGCGCCTCGACTCGGGTGGGGCCCTGGCCGACGTGACGATCCCGGCCTCGACCAACGGGCCCTACGGTCGGCTGCGGGCCGCCCGGGTCGGACCGGACGGCGCGCTCTACGTCACGACGACCAACGGTGACGCAGACAAGCTGTTGAGGATCACGCTCCGGGCCTGA
- a CDS encoding DUF3806 domain-containing protein — MGWFSRTDKGAGDAGGSGDEGGRRADGAGVAEGDDGPEYDPSVPMRPRVRPVGDAEVARVTAGLAELDALGVDVDDLASLGAGFDAAMGEWTATPERRRADEDARREPWVIGLGEHLVRHTDLEWSLVHDAFGTDLAVAGGEDDFVVVPANLVGARWMGGQQGWVPGVLAHLVRVREGRWER, encoded by the coding sequence ATGGGCTGGTTCTCACGCACGGACAAGGGTGCCGGTGACGCCGGTGGGTCGGGTGACGAGGGTGGCCGTCGAGCCGACGGAGCCGGTGTGGCCGAGGGGGACGACGGGCCGGAGTACGACCCGAGCGTCCCGATGCGGCCCCGCGTGCGGCCGGTCGGTGACGCCGAGGTCGCCCGGGTCACCGCGGGGCTGGCCGAGCTCGACGCCCTCGGCGTCGACGTCGACGACCTGGCGTCGCTCGGAGCCGGCTTCGACGCGGCGATGGGCGAGTGGACCGCCACGCCCGAGCGCCGACGGGCTGACGAGGACGCCCGCCGCGAGCCGTGGGTGATCGGTCTGGGCGAGCACCTCGTGCGGCACACCGACCTCGAGTGGTCGCTGGTGCACGATGCGTTCGGCACCGACCTCGCGGTCGCGGGAGGCGAGGACGACTTCGTCGTGGTCCCGGCCAACCTCGTCGGCGCCCGGTGGATGGGCGGCCAGCAGGGATGGGTCCCGGGGGTGCTCGCCCACCTGGTGCGCGTGCGTGAGGGTCGCTGGGAGCGCTGA